The Bacteroidales bacterium genome window below encodes:
- a CDS encoding T9SS type A sorting domain-containing protein: MTTKIKIAFLILMMTTCNIIFAQENNSQSKSYMKIKTMKIINGDTIINEKEYTGDGNMNIEDSLTGEGFGNFNFNFDQGNYNSDMMKKFSDMQNMFKDFSFGADDFFKNDFNIPEFEYNFNIDSIIREFNFPGSNDSLFRDLNDHRMIIKSYKDKQDNESIDKTEKPDMDIQLFGKDDKGRNVVFNKKIIIENDDSKKEIKNCKSSIDIEVFPNPADGYFNISFPLDEKNKTIITVSDVNGKQLLKEILEKADGLYTRQFDMKAYEKGTYMINIKQGKKQATKKIIIS, encoded by the coding sequence ATGACAACAAAAATAAAAATTGCATTTCTCATTTTAATGATGACCACATGCAATATAATTTTTGCACAGGAAAATAATTCGCAAAGCAAATCGTACATGAAAATTAAAACCATGAAAATAATTAATGGCGATACGATTATTAATGAAAAAGAATATACCGGCGATGGCAATATGAATATTGAAGACTCGCTGACCGGGGAGGGATTTGGGAATTTTAATTTCAATTTTGACCAGGGAAATTATAATTCTGATATGATGAAAAAGTTTTCGGATATGCAGAATATGTTTAAGGATTTTAGTTTTGGCGCTGACGATTTTTTTAAGAACGATTTTAATATTCCTGAATTTGAATACAATTTTAATATTGATTCAATAATTAGGGAATTCAATTTTCCGGGAAGTAACGATTCATTATTCCGCGATTTGAATGATCATCGGATGATAATAAAAAGTTATAAAGACAAACAGGATAATGAATCTATTGATAAAACTGAAAAACCCGATATGGATATTCAGCTTTTCGGCAAAGATGACAAAGGCAGAAATGTAGTATTCAACAAAAAAATAATTATCGAGAACGACGATTCAAAAAAAGAAATTAAAAACTGTAAATCTTCAATTGATATTGAAGTTTTCCCAAACCCTGCGGATGGTTATTTTAATATTTCATTTCCGTTAGATGAGAAAAACAAAACCATAATAACTGTTTCTGATGTGAATGGCAAGCAACTGCTGAAAGAGATATTGGAAAAGGCTGATGGACTTTATACACGTCAGTTTGATATGAAAGCATATGAGAAAGGAACTTATATGATAAACATAAAACAAGGTAAAAAGCAAGCTACAAAAAAAATTATTATTTCATAG
- a CDS encoding AMP-binding protein, translating into MPNIPTIKTVYTFKNLKGLPHLGELIELGEKNKVPEKLQSIKDSITENDIPTIIYTSGTVGNPKGVLLTHKNIITDFIAFSQIPPYEPGVRAMSFLPICHVYERTVNYFYLYKGYSVYYCDNIANVGEYVKEVKPHIMCVVPRLLEKIYDKIVNTGSKLKGIKKYIFFWALHLGHRYELDKAKGWLYEMELKLARKLVFSKWKQSLGNNLDIIVSGGAALQPRLARIFWAAGFRVLEGYGLSETSPVITCNDIIAKGTKFGTVGKVLEGVEVKIADDGEIIVYGPIIMKGYYKEPGLTKEAIDDKGWFHTGDIGEIDNDGFLKITGRKKEIFKTSFGKYVAPQLIENKFKESDFIDNIMVIGENQKFAAALVVPDFNNLRNWCAYKGIVYTTNDEMLNLPRIKKRFAKEIAKYNEHFGDTEKIKSYELMKNDWSIETGELTATLKLRRTFLNKKYAAEIQNLFS; encoded by the coding sequence TTGCCAAATATCCCAACCATAAAAACTGTATACACATTTAAAAACCTTAAGGGACTTCCGCATTTGGGAGAGCTTATTGAACTTGGAGAAAAAAATAAAGTTCCTGAAAAATTACAATCCATCAAAGATTCAATAACCGAAAACGATATTCCAACAATTATATACACATCAGGAACTGTAGGCAATCCCAAAGGGGTATTACTGACTCACAAAAATATTATAACCGACTTTATCGCTTTTTCCCAAATCCCTCCTTACGAACCGGGAGTACGCGCAATGAGCTTTCTCCCTATCTGTCATGTATACGAAAGAACCGTTAATTATTTTTATTTGTATAAAGGATACTCGGTATACTACTGCGATAACATTGCTAATGTAGGTGAATATGTTAAAGAAGTAAAACCACACATCATGTGTGTTGTTCCCCGCCTTCTTGAAAAAATTTATGATAAAATAGTGAATACAGGAAGCAAACTTAAAGGTATCAAAAAATATATTTTCTTTTGGGCTTTACACCTTGGACACCGTTATGAGCTTGATAAAGCAAAAGGCTGGTTATACGAAATGGAATTGAAACTTGCACGGAAATTAGTGTTCTCAAAATGGAAACAAAGCCTGGGTAATAACCTTGACATTATTGTTAGCGGCGGAGCAGCACTACAACCAAGACTTGCACGTATTTTCTGGGCTGCCGGGTTTCGTGTGCTTGAAGGATACGGGCTTTCCGAAACATCACCTGTAATTACCTGCAATGATATTATTGCTAAAGGAACAAAATTCGGAACTGTAGGAAAAGTGCTGGAGGGCGTTGAAGTAAAAATTGCAGATGACGGGGAAATCATTGTGTATGGACCAATAATTATGAAAGGATATTATAAAGAACCTGGACTCACAAAGGAAGCCATTGATGATAAAGGATGGTTTCACACAGGCGATATTGGCGAAATAGACAATGATGGTTTTTTAAAAATTACCGGAAGGAAAAAAGAAATCTTCAAAACATCATTTGGTAAATACGTTGCACCACAACTTATAGAAAACAAATTCAAAGAATCCGATTTTATTGATAACATTATGGTCATTGGGGAAAACCAGAAATTCGCGGCAGCACTGGTAGTCCCTGATTTCAACAACCTGCGAAACTGGTGTGCATACAAAGGCATTGTTTATACAACAAACGATGAAATGCTTAATTTACCACGTATCAAAAAACGTTTTGCAAAAGAAATAGCAAAATATAATGAACACTTTGGTGATACCGAAAAAATAAAAAGCTATGAGTTGATGAAAAACGACTGGAGTATAGAAACCGGCGAACTCACTGCTACCCTTAAACTCAGAAGAACTTTCCTTAATAAAAAGTACGCTGCTGAAATTCAAAATCTTTTTAGTTAA
- a CDS encoding AMP-binding protein produces the protein MEIKRIFDLVSQYHENWPERTDALAGKDNNAWVKFSTTGFVENVNNISYGLLALGIEKGDKIASITFNRPEWNFIDMGVQQIGAIHISIYPTISDKDYEYILKHAEVKYIFVAGI, from the coding sequence ATGGAAATAAAAAGAATTTTTGATCTTGTTTCCCAATATCACGAGAACTGGCCCGAACGGACTGATGCTCTTGCAGGGAAAGATAATAATGCCTGGGTAAAATTCAGTACAACCGGTTTTGTTGAAAATGTAAACAATATAAGTTATGGTTTGCTTGCTCTCGGTATTGAGAAGGGCGATAAAATTGCATCAATAACATTCAACAGACCCGAATGGAACTTTATTGATATGGGCGTACAACAAATCGGGGCGATACATATTTCCATATATCCCACGATAAGCGACAAAGACTACGAATATATTTTAAAACATGCTGAAGTAAAATATATTTTTGTTGCAGGCATTTAA
- a CDS encoding zinc ribbon domain-containing protein — protein MDNFIEFRRFPNFDEASELIGILDSNGIPYQVNVNDSAIHFDLAASSINPFDKQIIIQIKEEDFEKADLLLKNIPVQKENKSTVKKCPNCNSEVEENFDICWNCQYSFSEKRVVPKNEFLDVCPNCNKEVDASFEFCPNCQHKLGINAIPRDNKSYEGKMKIDCLRCNVPMLYKGNSKFHEGTRIGALGDLFELFTNRESFDLYFCPQCGKIEFFLPDDDEK, from the coding sequence ATGGATAATTTTATCGAATTTCGAAGGTTTCCCAACTTTGATGAAGCATCTGAGTTAATAGGTATTCTGGACTCAAACGGAATCCCATACCAGGTTAATGTCAATGATTCTGCTATTCATTTTGATTTAGCAGCATCTTCAATTAATCCGTTTGACAAACAAATAATCATACAAATCAAAGAAGAAGATTTTGAAAAAGCTGATTTATTATTAAAAAATATTCCCGTTCAAAAAGAAAATAAATCAACTGTTAAGAAATGCCCGAATTGCAATTCCGAGGTTGAAGAAAATTTCGACATATGCTGGAATTGCCAATACAGTTTTTCTGAAAAAAGAGTGGTTCCGAAAAATGAATTTTTAGATGTCTGCCCGAATTGTAACAAAGAAGTTGATGCTTCGTTTGAATTCTGCCCTAACTGTCAGCATAAACTTGGGATAAATGCCATACCACGCGACAACAAAAGTTACGAAGGCAAAATGAAAATAGATTGTTTGCGATGTAATGTTCCTATGCTATACAAAGGGAACAGTAAATTCCACGAAGGAACTAGAATTGGTGCATTAGGTGATTTGTTTGAACTCTTTACTAATCGCGAATCGTTCGATTTATATTTTTGTCCGCAATGCGGTAAAATCGAATTCTTTTTACCGGATGATGATGAAAAATAA
- a CDS encoding SDR family NAD(P)-dependent oxidoreductase, which yields MKRKIALITGATAGIGKACAFKFAENNYDIIITGRRLKQLEEVAKEVKEKYKADVLALNFDVRKLSETTKAIESIDGKWKAIDVLVNNAGLAVGMNPINEGVIDDWERMIDTNIKGLLYITRLVSPLMVERKQGHIINIGSIAGKETYANGNVYCATKSAVDVLSKGIRIDLLKHNIKVTAIHPGAVETEFSIVRFKGDTNTAANVYKGFKPLTGMDVAETIYFTTTLPAHVNINEMLVLPTAQANTVHTYKSV from the coding sequence ATGAAAAGAAAAATTGCATTGATAACAGGCGCAACTGCCGGGATTGGCAAAGCATGCGCATTTAAGTTTGCCGAAAATAATTACGATATTATCATTACCGGCAGGCGCTTAAAACAACTTGAAGAAGTTGCAAAAGAAGTAAAAGAAAAATACAAAGCAGATGTTCTTGCTCTGAATTTTGATGTTAGGAAATTAAGCGAAACAACAAAAGCCATTGAATCGATAGATGGCAAATGGAAAGCAATTGATGTGCTCGTGAACAATGCCGGACTTGCTGTAGGGATGAACCCGATTAACGAAGGAGTGATTGATGACTGGGAACGCATGATTGACACAAATATCAAAGGATTGCTTTATATAACCCGACTTGTTAGTCCGTTAATGGTAGAACGAAAACAAGGGCATATAATTAATATCGGCTCGATTGCAGGTAAAGAAACCTATGCAAATGGAAATGTTTATTGTGCCACCAAATCGGCAGTTGACGTACTGTCCAAAGGAATACGCATTGATTTATTGAAACACAATATTAAAGTTACAGCAATTCATCCGGGCGCTGTTGAAACTGAATTTTCAATTGTTCGCTTTAAAGGCGATACCAATACCGCAGCCAATGTTTACAAAGGTTTCAAGCCACTAACAGGAATGGATGTAGCGGAAACTATTTATTTCACTACAACTTTGCCGGCTCATGTAAATATAAACGAAATGCTTGTATTGCCCACTGCACAAGCGAATACAGTGCATACTTATAAGAGTGTTTAA